TAACCTTTGGCAAATCCTTATTATGAATTAAACTATCCTTTTTTTCAACAATTTTCCTCAGTTTTTTATCATATTCTACCACAAGATGCCCTGTATATTGTCCAAATTTTCCTCCACCTGTTAATAAAACGCCATTAACAAGCTTTCCATTCGGAAGAATATGATGGGTATGTGAACCAAAGATTACATCTATTTCCGGGCACTCATCTGCTAAAAGCTCATCCTCTGTCACACCTAAATGTGACAAACAAACTATAATATCTACTTTATTACGAAGCTGAAGAGCCAGCCGAATTAGTGTTCCCCGAGCATCGTCCATTTGCCATTTTAATTCTTTATAATAAATTTCAAACATAGCTGTCGCTGCAATAACTGCCAGCTTAGTACCATGTGTAGTGGTTAATATAACATAGGGCTTCATCCAAAAAGGATTACTTCCCTGTGAGGCATAGACATTGGCAACAACAACCTCAAACGTTGCCTCATCATACAAATGATATAGCTCTTCGTGAGACAATGTTATACCCTCATTATTACCAATGGTCACAACATCGTAACCTGCTTCATTTAGCAGTTTCACATTACCCTGACCGATTGTAGCCTCTGTATAAATATTGGAACGATCTAAATGATCTCCTACATCAAAAAGAAAACTTGATTCGCCCAATGTGGCAAGCGCCATACGCTGCTCTTTCACATAATTTTGCATTCGTGGCCAATACTTAAAATGACTGTGCAAATCATTCGTGTGAAAAATATGAATTTTTTCCAGCATTTTAGCCACCTCTTCTTTTCATTTCACCTTATTATCTCAACAAGAGATATTCACAATAAACCTTCAATTATGGATCTAATTCCCATCAATAATAATATAATGCGCAACGCTACTACAAGTGTCTCTGATTTTATTCTTTTATTTAATGCTGCTCCAAACTTTGCACCGATATAGGCGCCTGGGATTACAGGGATTGTATAGAGCCAAGGTACATGTCCTAAATATATGTGACTCGCTGAACCAACAAGCGATGAAAGAAACACTAGGAACATCGATGTTGCCACAGCAACATGTGGTGGGAATAAAAATAAAATTATCATTGCAGGAACAATCATTGAGCCACCACCGATACCAAATAATCCAGAGGCAAACCCTATACAAAACGTTAAAATAATGGCAAACCAAATGGGATATCCATAAACAAAGGTATTGCCTTCAGTATCCGTAAATTCTCGCTGCGTCCCATTTTTTACAAACCATTTTACTGGTTTCAATTTATCACGTACAAGTAATATTGTCGCTAAAATAATAAGTAAAATACCAAAATATAAATTAAATGAAGGTAAATCTAATCCCTTATTTACCCACGCACCAAGCATTGTTCCTGGGACACTACCTATAAAAAATAGTAAACCGCTTTTATAATCAACAGTTTTGGATTTCATAAAGCTTAAGGTTGAGGCAAGCCCAGTAAAAATCATCATCACAACAGATAATCCAACCACTTTTTGGGGTGTTATATCTGGAATCATTCCTAGATTCAATCCTACGAATAATGTTGCTGGCACTAATATTATGCCCCCGCCTAGTCCAACTAGTGCACCTACTAAGCCGGAAAATAGTGCAATAATGACTAAAAGAAAAAATTCCATTATAGTTCCCCTTCAAACATATTTAATTGTTTAGGTGCTAGTCCGACATCTTTAATGTCTAAGATACCTTGTAGCTCCTTCGCATTTTTAGCAGCGTGCAGTCCTGAATTATTATTAAATAATACATAAAGCTCCTCCACCTCAGTCTCAAGCCCTTTGATATGATGCCCAAGCTGCTGCAACTCTTCTTTATTATAATCGTATAAGAACCGAACTTTTCGCCAATTTTCAGCATTTCCGGTGTTACGCCAGCCATGAATATTGCGACCATGAATTCGAATAAGTGCCTTCTTGGCAGTAACAGTAGGATAAAATGGAACTGATCCGACACCTGCTTGTGGTTCATCACAAATAGTATGAATAAATTGTTGCTCTCGTAAGAAATTCATAGTTTGCTGCACGACAGGCTCTGCATACCATGTTTGATTTCTAAACTCTATAGCCACCTCAAAATCCTTAAGCTGCTGTCGTATATACAACAAATATTGAACATTTTTTGCCTGACAATCAAACCACGGCGGAAACTGAGTAAGAATCATTCCTAGCTTACCATGGAATTTAAATTCATTGGCACATTCGATAAAGGCATTAAACATATCATTTTTTGATTCAAAAGGAATATCCCCACGTAAATGCCCTGTCATACCTTGATAGGCTTTGACAACAAAACGGAAATGATCCGGCGTATCCTGACACCATTTTTGTACATTCTCTTTAGATGGTATAGCATAAAACGAAGTGTCTACTTCAACCGATAAAAAATGACCCGTATAATCGAATAATTTATCTTTTGAGGCAGTCACTCCACTATAAAGTGAAGGATGATCTCCCCAACCAGTTAATCCAACTCGTATCATGTGACTCCCTCCTCTATGTACATTATCATAGCATACAGTTTCTACTTCCATATAAACACAAAGTAAAAAAATCGTATTCACTGATTCTCTAATAAGAACGAACAAAAAAACTGCACCCGATTGTTTAATGTGTACAACAATCGGGATACAGCATACTAATATATTTCCTTTTTTTATTAAACCAAGTAAATGGTTTGATCCTTGTCTTCACCAATTATTTTAGAAGATATTGTTGAACACTTTCTAAGAATTTAATTCGGCTATATGCTGGGCCACCTTCCATAAGGGGGTCTACAACGTTGACAAATACTTGATCATTTTTAAAGGCAGTAATATTTTGGACAATTGGATTCTTTTTAAAATTTTCTAATGCATTTGGGGCGTCAGCATTTTCATCAGCAGAGA
This genomic stretch from Lysinibacillus pakistanensis harbors:
- a CDS encoding bifunctional metallophosphatase/5'-nucleotidase encodes the protein MLEKIHIFHTNDLHSHFKYWPRMQNYVKEQRMALATLGESSFLFDVGDHLDRSNIYTEATIGQGNVKLLNEAGYDVVTIGNNEGITLSHEELYHLYDEATFEVVVANVYASQGSNPFWMKPYVILTTTHGTKLAVIAATAMFEIYYKELKWQMDDARGTLIRLALQLRNKVDIIVCLSHLGVTEDELLADECPEIDVIFGSHTHHILPNGKLVNGVLLTGGGKFGQYTGHLVVEYDKKLRKIVEKKDSLIHNKDLPKVKNEIDIVQSYEEEGKRLLDIPIFTTEKSYNKEWFHYSQLSDLFARAILDKSGADCALFNAGIFLDGLPKGTVTALDLHRIFPHPINLCTIELTVAEMKEIFQQSKNEEWPYIELKGLGFRGVIFGKMLTYGFSMNEDRQLLINGKLADNERIYKLVTLDLFTFGYFYPSFKYAKKKYILPEFLRNIMIDYGQRIFKP
- a CDS encoding sulfite exporter TauE/SafE family protein, with the protein product MEFFLLVIIALFSGLVGALVGLGGGIILVPATLFVGLNLGMIPDITPQKVVGLSVVMMIFTGLASTLSFMKSKTVDYKSGLLFFIGSVPGTMLGAWVNKGLDLPSFNLYFGILLIILATILLVRDKLKPVKWFVKNGTQREFTDTEGNTFVYGYPIWFAIILTFCIGFASGLFGIGGGSMIVPAMIILFLFPPHVAVATSMFLVFLSSLVGSASHIYLGHVPWLYTIPVIPGAYIGAKFGAALNKRIKSETLVVALRIILLLMGIRSIIEGLL
- a CDS encoding DUF72 domain-containing protein, giving the protein MIRVGLTGWGDHPSLYSGVTASKDKLFDYTGHFLSVEVDTSFYAIPSKENVQKWCQDTPDHFRFVVKAYQGMTGHLRGDIPFESKNDMFNAFIECANEFKFHGKLGMILTQFPPWFDCQAKNVQYLLYIRQQLKDFEVAIEFRNQTWYAEPVVQQTMNFLREQQFIHTICDEPQAGVGSVPFYPTVTAKKALIRIHGRNIHGWRNTGNAENWRKVRFLYDYNKEELQQLGHHIKGLETEVEELYVLFNNNSGLHAAKNAKELQGILDIKDVGLAPKQLNMFEGEL